From Streptomyces sp. TLI_235, a single genomic window includes:
- a CDS encoding nucleotide-binding universal stress UspA family protein: MTQSVVVGVDGSAESTAAAEWAAQQAHRGGRALRMVHAGGPEAPLSEQPGNPAESLPDVVRALRDRLVDVLPDLEVSCEHVPGSPAHALVAAGEREGLLVLGSRGLGGFAGLLVGSVALQAAAHAACPVVLVRAGADGGRASGDVVVGVEGGRPCDEVLAFAFAQAAERGAGLRAMESLTLPAAPYVTDAPLAQPQIRAAMAESELVRLQDALARWREKYPEVEVEAEVTGWPAGRALVEASRSAALVVLGRRTPRLLPAAPRLGATAHTVLHHAHGPVAVVPHG, encoded by the coding sequence ATGACTCAGTCCGTGGTGGTGGGGGTCGACGGTTCCGCGGAGAGCACGGCGGCGGCCGAGTGGGCGGCGCAGCAGGCCCACCGCGGCGGCCGGGCACTGCGGATGGTCCACGCCGGCGGACCGGAGGCCCCGCTGTCGGAGCAGCCCGGGAACCCGGCCGAGTCGCTGCCGGACGTGGTCCGCGCGCTTCGTGACCGGCTGGTGGACGTGCTGCCCGATCTGGAGGTCTCGTGCGAGCACGTGCCCGGGAGCCCGGCCCACGCGCTCGTCGCCGCCGGGGAGCGGGAGGGGCTGCTGGTGCTGGGCTCGCGCGGTCTCGGCGGCTTCGCGGGGCTGCTCGTCGGGTCGGTGGCGCTGCAGGCGGCGGCGCACGCCGCCTGCCCGGTGGTCCTGGTCCGGGCGGGCGCGGACGGCGGCCGTGCGAGCGGCGACGTGGTGGTCGGGGTGGAGGGCGGACGGCCCTGCGACGAGGTGCTGGCCTTCGCCTTCGCGCAGGCGGCCGAGCGCGGTGCCGGTCTGCGGGCGATGGAGAGCCTGACCCTGCCCGCCGCGCCCTATGTGACGGACGCTCCGCTGGCGCAGCCGCAGATCAGGGCGGCGATGGCCGAGTCCGAGCTGGTGCGGCTGCAGGACGCGCTCGCGCGCTGGCGGGAGAAGTACCCCGAGGTCGAGGTCGAGGCCGAGGTGACCGGGTGGCCGGCCGGGCGCGCCCTGGTGGAGGCGTCGCGCTCGGCCGCCCTGGTGGTGCTCGGCCGCCGGACGCCGCGGCTGCTCCCCGCGGCGCCGCGGCTCGGCGCCACCGCGCACACCGTCCTGCACCACGCGCACGGCCCGGTCGCCGTCGTACCGCACGGGTGA